The Candidatus Flexicrinis proximus sequence GCCGAACGTGTGCGTGACCGCGCCGACAGCGCCAGCGAGATCCAGACGATCCCTTACGATCAGGCCTATGAGCCGGGATTCGAGGACTTCCGCCGCCGCGTGCCGAGTTTAGACAAAATCAAGCGCGTGATCGATTGGAAGCCCACCACTTCCCTCGACACCACCATCGACCAGATTGTTGCCTATATCCGGGAGCATCCGCATGGCTGAGTTAACCCGCAAGGAAATCATCATGGCGATCAACGGCTCGGAGCGTCCGCGCCTGGCCGGGGTCGACCTCAGTAACGAGAACTGCTCGCGCCTTGACCTTGAAAACGCCAATATGCGCGGCGCAAATATCCGCGCCACCAACCTGCGCGAGGCCATCCTGCGCAGCGCCAACATGACCGGCGTCAATGCGGTCGGCGTAAATCTCCAGTTCGCGGATCTGAACGCGGCGATCTGCGTGGCTGCCGACTTCACGGTAGCCAATTTGCAGGGCGCCCGCCTCACCGGTGCCGACCTGACCAACGCCAATGTCAGCGGCGCCAACCTGCAGGGCGCGAACCTCAAGAGCGCCAAGGTCCAGGGCATGCGCTTCGATGCCGGCACCCGCTGGCCGGACGGCAAGCAGGGCTTGTCCGTTAACCCCAACGACTATACGGTGTAGCGAGCGCATAGGGCGGAACGTCTCGCCACTAGGCGATGTGCGCAATAACCAAGTATTGACGCAATCGCTCACAATACGGGAATGAGCCTGTGACTTTGCCAACGATGCGCAAGATTGTGCCCGTGTTATTCTTTGCTTTGCTATTGGTTATGGGCGCAATCTTTGCCACGCCTCCAACGCATGCTATCGGTTTCGAATCCGCGAAGATTAGGCACAATGTCGGTTATATCGTCTTCAGGGCGACACATACCGGGTCTCCTGAATTCCGCCGTGTCTATATTGCCACCGACACCCACCACAGCACTGGATACCAGATCGGCGGGATCGGCGCGGATTTCATGATTGAGAACCAGGTGCTTTACCGTTATCCCGGTCCAGGAGGCTCGACGGAATGGCCGACATGGGAGCCATTGGCTACCATTCCAGTGATCCGGGCGCGCCTCGTAGAAGGTGAGACGCGCTGGAGAGTCCCGGAGCACTTCCTGGCCTCATGCGTAGATACGATAGGCGCGGTTTTTCAGAATGAGAAGGCGAACGGAAAGATCCGTACCTCTCAAGTAGTCACGCTGAGTAACAGCGCTTTCTTTTGTCCGACCCGCACGCCGACTCTTACCCGCACGCATGTTCCGGCAGATACCGTCGTGCCCACACATACGGCGACTCCTACCCGAACGCCGACCGACACACCGCCTCCAAACACGACCCCTACCTGGACGCCTCCACCACCAGATACCCGACAGAAACTGCTAGTTCCCGCCTATTTCTATATTGCTGCCGACGGAGAGGTGGGCTGTCAGGAAATCCCCGCAGAAGATGACTGCAAATTTGCGCCGCTGTTTGTCAGCGATCCGCAGGTGCGCCGCATTGTCATCCTCAATCCATCCAGTCACCCGGACGACGATCAGCGTGGCGGCCGCCTTGACGGATATACGCGCTTCATCGACGCACTGATCGACGGGGGGAACTCCATTGTGATGTACATACCGACGAACTACGGTCAACGCAGCATTGATGAGGTCAAAACTGAAATCGACAATTTCCTCGAATGGTATCCCTATATCGAAGGCTTCTTCTTCGATGAAATGTCGTCGCAATGTGCCGATGCGCCGTACTACCACGACCTGTACGCGTACCGTGGGACATACCCTGACCGTAAACTGACCATCTCTAATCCTGGAACGAATGTTCCGGCATGTTATGCAAACAGTGCCGATATCCTCGTGACATTCGAAGGCAGCCCCGAAAGCTATGCGTCGTGGAGGCCGGAACGCTGGACCGGAGCCTACGGTTCAAGCCGGTTCGCACATCTCATCCACACCGCGCCGGAAGCCGAACTGACTGGACTGATCAAGGTATGGAAATCGCACCCAGTCCAGTACATCTATGTCACCGACGACACGCTGCCCAACCCGTGGGATACCATCGCGACGTATTGGGAAGCTGAAGTCGCTGCTGTTAAGACTCCGTAACGCGCTCATCCGCCCTCAACTGGCTAAAGGATGTCGTTTCGGCGGCGGACCCTCCCGCAGCAGCCTTTTGCCGCTTACATGGGTCGGTCGGATCTGGTTCGGAGTTGGCGTGAACAGGGATAGCGGTCAGCACGACCTAGCCGTTCCTGATCCTGACGGCCAGCATCGTGAGCTCTGACGTTGCCAGCAGCAGCAGACCGTCCGGATGGATGAACAGGGGCGCGATCTGCCGGCCGGTCGGTGCGAAGAACGTCACCGGGCGGCTTCCCCCCTGCGTGAAGTCGAGTACCCTGCGTCCGGTCACTGTAGGATCGGCCGTGACATACAGGCCGCCTTCGCCGCGCCGTTCGCCATCCTGTCCGGTATAGGCCAGCCCGCCTTCAGGCAGCCAGCCCGCGCTGGTGACCGCTCCGTCCGCCGCCAGTGGGGTCGCCTTGCCCGACTCGACATCAACGATGAAATAGCCGCTACCCAGCTCCATAAAGGCTCGCGGCGAAAAACGGGCCTGATCGCGGTTGCCCGTCAGCAGCAGCAGCGCGCGACCGTCCGGCGAATAACTCGCGTGATTGAAGACGTCGATTTCGCGCGGGCGGCCCGCAAGCATCGCGATTTCGCCGCTCTGTGCGTCATAAAGCCACACGCCGGCATCGAGCGACCTGCGGCTCTCGAGGATATACGCCAGCTGGCTGCCATCCGGCGACCATTCCGCGGACGGGACATAGCTGAATTCTTCGGGCGCGGTCAGCAGATCGGCGATCTTCTGCGGTTCTCCGCCTGCCGGGTTCACCTCCCACAGCGCGGGCGCGGTTTCGTCCAGCGCCGCGGAATGTCGTATAAATGTCAGGCGTCCATCCGGCGTCCACGCCGGCGCTGTGTCGACCGTCACGCCATCCGGGACTTCCCGGCCCGGGCTGAAACCCCGGTCATAGCCGTCGTCGGTCAGGTTCGCGAACTGCCCGCTCTCAAGCGCAAGCACGAAGATGTCCGAATCGATCAGGAGTCGCCACGGCTCGATCGCGAACGCGACGTATTGGCCGTCCGGCGACCAGCGGAGCGAGTCGGGATCGACTGGAACCCCGCCTTCGTCTATGACGCCCTGCTCGGACATATCCCAGCAGGCGATCTCCGGGCCGAGCAGTGAATAATGGCAGAAGTCCGAGCCGTGTACGTGAATAAACGTAGTACCGTCCGGGGAAATCTGTGCGCCTGTCGCCGCCAGCCCGGCTGCCATGTCCAGCTCAAGCACGCGCACGGCGGTCAATGCCGACACGTCTGGCGTCGCATCCTGCGCCACGACAGGCAGGGCAATCAGCAAAACGACGATCATACAGACACGCAGCATGGCGGCCTCCCTATACGGATAGACTTCTCAGGACCGAAAGATGGATCTGCGTGTCTACTCGGAAGACAGTTCCACCGACAACGTGAGTTCGCCCGCTGTCGCCAGCAGTAGGCGTCCGTTCGGGCTGACGAACAGCGGGGCCACCTGAAGGCTCGTCGGCGCAAAAAACGGGAAAGGCGATCCGTCGACCTCGGGGAAATCCAGCACTTTTCGCCCCGGCGCGCTGACATCTGCGGTTACGAACAAGCCGCCTGTGTCGCCGGCGATGGTCGGTGACGAGTACACCAGCCCGCCGGCAGGAAGCCATCCGGCACTGGTGACCGCCAATGCCGAGAGCAGCTCATGTACCTCGCCGCTCTCGATGTTGACGACGGTATAGCCGGTCTCCTCCGTGGGGCGGCTGCCGCTGGCCCGGTACGTATCGCGCCGGTAGTCGAGCAGCAGCAGGTTCTGGCCGTCGGGCGAATAGCTGACCCGGAGGTATCCCTGTACCCCTTCTGGGATGTAGCGGAGAGGGCGGTGGTGATCTTCCAGCGGGTCGTACAGCCATACCCCGGCAAACGGGTTGTCGCGGCTGTCCACGATATAGGCCAGCGTGCTGCCGTCCGGCGACCACTCCATGCCATAGATAATGCTGAAGTGGTCGGGAACCGTTTCGAAGTCGGTCATTTTCTCCGGCATCCCACCGGTCGGCGAAATCGTCCACAGCGACGGCGGGACTCCATCCGCGGTCGGTGCATGCCGCGCGAACGACAGCCGGCCGTCAGGCATCCACGTCGGCGTAGTGTCTATGGTGGCGCGCTCCGGGATGCCATCGCCGAACCCGACCCGCCCATCATAGCCGTCGTCGGTCATATTGTGGAAACGCCCGCTATTAACATCCAGCACCCAGATATCTGAATCGCGCAGTAGCCTCCAGACGTCGGTGGTGAATGCCATGTACTCCCCATCTGGCGACCACGAGATGGAGTCGGCCTCGATGTTCAACCCACGGTTGTCAGTCACACCCTGCTCGACCATGTCCGAACAGCCGATCTGTACACCGATCAGCGCGTACAGGCAGAAGGTTGTCCCCCGCACGTGCATGAGCCTTTCGCCGTCGGGGGCGAGATGCGCCGAGGTGCGCGCCGGCGCCGATAGCAGCGGCAGCCGGATCAATTCCCGTGCGGTCAGCGTATCCGGGTCGAGCGGCGTTACATCGTCTTGGGCGAGGACGGGTAGGGCGAGGAGCAGGATCAGCAGAAGGACAAGACGTTTCATGGTAAATCCCTCAGTGGGCATCAATAGCATCAACTAGTGTATACCGGAATCAAAAACGAGGCAGGTTATCCGCGCCTCGTTCTTACAGAATGCCGCTCTCTTAAGCCTGTTATTGACTTGGTTTGTGGAGGCTGCGCCTCCACGCTTCCGCGAGGACTTACGCCCCTCGACCCCTCAATTGCGATTTTGTGGCGTAAGCGCCACAAAATCGCTATGGGAGGTGCAGCAGTGGAAACTCCTGCCGGGGATTGGTGTGGAACCCCATCGAAAGTGCATGCCGCCCTCTAGTTGTTGCTGATCTCCCGCCGCACGGTCTCCAGCAGCGTTTCTGCCTTCAACTGGGCCAGCGAATAGCACGGCCCGCCGAGCTGGTCGGCCAGTTTGGTGGCCAATCCCTGGTCGAAGGCGATGTGTTCCATGTTGATCGTCACCGTGCGGATGTCCTGCTCTTTGATCTGCTGCGCGATCCGGTGCGCCTCTTCCTGAGGCGACATCACCGTCGACATGCTCACGTTGCCCGCGCCGTCGGTCAGCAGGATCATCAGCGGCATCACGTCCGGATTGGTGTTCTTCTCTTTCATGATCGTGTCGTAACTGAGCAGCAGTCCGGCTGACAGCGGCGTCTTGCCGCCGACCGGGATGTCGGCCAGCGCGTGCTTGGCCAGAATGACAGAGTTCGTCGGCGGCAGCACCAGCGTCGCGCGGTCCTTCTGGAACACAACCAATCCCACGCGGTCGCGCCGCTGGTAGGCGTCGGTCAGCAGCGACATGATCGCGCCTTTGGTCGCCTGCATGCGCTCTGCCACCGCCATGCTCCACGAGGCGTCCACCACGAACAGGATCAGGTTGGCGGCGCGGCGCACGCGGATTTTGCGGTACAGATCGCTCTTCCGCAGTGCGTAAGCCATGCCGGTCTCGGCCTTCTGGGTCTCGCGCGCCTTCTGGTGCACGGCGGCGGCCCGCAGCGTCGCGTCGAAGGCGATATCGGTGTTGTTGCCGTTGGCGGGACGCGCCTGCACATAGCGGCCGCGCTTGCGGTCGGTCCGCGTGCGCGAACGCCGGCCCGACTGCTTGCGCGTCATCTTGTCGAGTTGGGATTGCAGTTTACGCGGGGCGAACTCCGCACCCGTTTCAGTTTTTTCGCCGCCTTCCCACCAATGCGTGTTCTGGCTGCCCTGAAACGGGTTCTGCGGAGCGGCTTGCATGTCTTTGACGTCGGGCTGCTGCTCGGCGTCTGAAGCCTCACTTACCGGCTGGCTTTTTTTTTGCCGTCGTCGGCCTGCTGTTCGGTGGCAGACTGTGGCTCGCCATCCGCGTCACCTTCGCCCATTTCCGACTCAAGCTGCTGCATCTGGCTTTCAAGGTTGCTCATATCAATCTTCGCGTCGGCGAACGGACCGCGCTTCATGCGGTGCGGGATCGCCAGCTCGAACGCGATTCGGATGTCCTCGCGGCTGATCTGGCGGCGTCCGTTGAAGGCGGCATTGGCGCGCGCGGCCTTCAGGATCACCAGATCGGCGCGGTGGCCGTCAATATGCAGCTGGCTGGTCATCAGCGCGATCAGGCGCAGGTCGCCGCGCGTATACTGTACTTCGTCGATGATCTCGCGCGCTGCCGTAATACGGTCGGCCAGCGTCTGCTCGGCATTGGCCCACTTCTCCAGGAAAGCCCGCGCGTTATCTTCGAACGCGATGTGCCGCTCAAGGATTTCGACGCGGCTGTTCGCTTCTGGGATGCCTTCGACTTCCACCGACAGCGCGAAACGGTCCAGCAGCTGCGGGCGCAGGTCGCCTTCTTCCGGGTTCATCGTGCCGACCAGGATGAAGCGCGCCGGATGGCTGAAGCTGATACCTTCGCGCTCGACCACGTTAATGCCCATCGCCGCGCTGTCCAGCAGCAGATCGACCACGTGATCGTCCAGCAGGTTGACCTCATCGACATACAGGATGCCGCGGTTGGCTGCCGCCAGGACACCCGGCTCGAAATGGCGCTCACCCTTTTGGATGGCCTTTTCGATGTCCAGCGTGCCGACGACGCGGTCTTCGGTCGCGCTGACCGGCAGGTCGACGAAGCGGATTCGCCGCTTGTCGGTTGGGATCTTATCCGCAGGGGTATCGCTGTAACGGTCGCGGCTGATATCGCTCCATGTCCCCGGCGAATTGGGGTCATCGTTGAAGGGCGAGTCCGCGATCACGTCGATTTCCGGCAGCAGGGCCGCTAGCGCGCGCGCCGCAGTCGACTTGCCGGTGCCGCGTTCGCCACGGATGAGGACGCCGCCGATTCGCATATCAACCGCGTTGAGGATGAGGGCGCGTTTCATGCGCTCCTGCCCGACGATTGCCGTAAATGGGTAAACCACCCGTGCCGGTCGTGCCATGAGGGATTGCCGCCTGTGAAAATGAATTAAACGCTGCAAAGCATTATAAAGCCGCGCCGCGCCGCCTGACAATACACGCTATAGACCATTTATGAGGTGAATCCCCGCCGATAGAGGGGGCTCTGGGGGGAAGGTTCGGGGCGGCGAGAGATTGTTCTAGTAGGCACTATGGTCAGGAAGGCCGCGATGAGCAATACGCGAGTTCAATAATCCGGGTCTTCGAGATGGCGGATTTGACTGAATCCTCGGAAGGTTCCCCCCGATGCGAATTAGAATCGTCGCGATCATTTCTAACACCGGGAAGACGGTAACTTGGGTTCATCCTCCTAATTAAGTATCTACCGCACATCATCCGGTTTCGCTGCCATCATCATCACCTGGAGGTGGCGGCGGGAGTGTGTTGCAGGGTTGTCCTAAACCACGGAACCGATTCTTTGTGTCTTGTCCAATGGATCGTGATGTGTAGAAAGAGCCGGGAGGGACAAGACCCGATGGTGGTTGAGATTTGGATGTCTGGTCATCAATCAGTTTATGTTTTGAGGTTTCATATAAGTACCCCGAACCACCTAACCATGTAACCGTTTCATTTGTCTCACTTGCGTTTGTCCGCGACGCAATTGTCTCTCGGACCATCCGATAAGGGCAAGTCCCCGACGACATGCCCCATACTCGTGTCACCAAAACTACCTTGTCAAATGCCGGAGTCGAGACTTCGTGCTGCGCCAATACACGAGTTCTTGCCTTAACGTAGTCCAGTTGAAAGGCAATCTCTGTGTATCCGTAGATTGTATAGGTGTAATTCCAGGGTTTGTCCCACCTGTAATATGGGCCATAGGCAGGACTAAAAGCGGCAATTACTACCTGTACTCCAATTGCCAGAACTCCAGTTAGAACGGCGGTGAAGTATATTCTTCGTTTCATGCCACACCTGTTTTCGGTAAATCGCCCAAACGGGAATGTGATTGGACTAACTCGTGTCGAGTTTCGTTCTTATAGCGGCTCATGTGTTCGCTAAATGAGATGCAACACTGTCGCGGCTTAGTTTCCCACGGTCTCAATGGCCGGATTAACCATGCCATACTGATAGGTTAGGAACATTAGGAGCGAGGTGAAGTTGTTCAACCACGCGTCATCCTCAACCGGCACTAGATAGAATCCCTGCGTAATCGCGACCGACTCGCGAAACGTCGAGAGCATATCGGGCTTTGAACTCGTATTCGTACATGTTTTCAATGCGGTTTCATGGATCGCTTCACGAAGATCGGACGCGATCGCGTCCTGCGGAACGTCGCCTAGGCTGACGTCATATGTAAAATGAAATATCCAGTAGTGGTGACCAAAGTCTGCCGTGTCGGAACGAGAACCGCTGCATTGATCACCGGTAAGTTGAACCATTTCGTCATACGTCATATCGAAACCTACGACTATGACCCCGGAGGTGTAAGCGTCATGAACCCACTCGACATCAACCAATCCCAGTGCGGACGAATCTACGATTGCAATCTGCACGCTGGCGGGAGCGTCGCTTTGTGCAAATGTCTCCCATTCGTAGGCAATAGTGGCGTCAAGAACATCGAGTGCAGCGGGACCCAAAGGATGCTTGTCATCCGATAGTGAATCTGGGGAGACGAAGTAAACAATGTTGAACTCAGAAGGGTCGCGAGTCGCGATATCCTCAAACATCGCGGCATTCTGGTCGGCATCTGCGTCGGGGATGCCGGGAGGAGTGTCGATCGGTGGTTGACCATATGCAAGAATAGAACCGGCAGAGCCTATCATGAGGAATACTACGAACGATATTAACGCTCTTGACATCTGTTTACGACGCATATTTACGCTTCTCACCACAATACCTCCCTGCGATTCTATTAACTAATATTATACCACCCCCCCCCCGTTTACCTGTCAAGTCCTTGATCGAAACATAGTGCAAGATTACGCTCAATATACCGTTAAGCAGAGTTTGTCATCCTAAGCAACTCCCGACCTTCCGGCATGTCGACCTGTCGCCCGGCTCGAATTAGGTTTGGCGCATGTTATTGCACATGCCGTGTAGCGGTCGCTCCGACCCACAAATGGCGTTCCCAGTTCCCTTACTCCACCCGCGTGACCGCCTGCGGTGCCAGCTCCACGCGCGTCGTCCAGTTCCCGGCCAGGTCCTGCGCCCAGATGTCGAACTCGTACAGGCTCCCGGCCACGCCGCTGTAGCTCGCGCTCGTCTCTACCGTCTCCATCCACGGCTGCCATTCGCCGCGGTCAACCCGCACCCACAGCAGTTACGACTCGATCCCGCTGTCGTCCTGCCCGCGCCACGCGACGCTGAAGGTCGCTGTGCTGGTCACACGCCGCGTCGCTTGAACGAAGTTGGTATATACTGACTTCGATACCGTTTTGCTGCTGGTATCAGGATGGTCATTGAATCGAATGTAGGGAGGGGACATGCCAAACCGGCTAAAGATCTTTCTTGTTGTCACAATACTACTGATGATTTTGAGCGTGGCAGCAGCTCAGGCGGAACGTGTGCTCGGCCAGCCGGATTTTACGAGTAATGCTGTCGGACACGGCCCCGAGGGCCTGAGCTTCCCTCTTGGCATCGCGGTAGACAGCGCAGGCGGCATATATGTCGCGGATCGCAATAACCACAGGACGCTTTACTATGCGCCCGACGGGGATGCGGTGGCGGATCGCGTCTACGGCCAGCACGGAAACTTCAATTCCTATATCGTTAACTTCGATGGCCTGGGTGGGTCCGGATCACCGTCGGCCGATACACTGGCGAACCCTACTTATGTTGCGCTGGATAGTCAGGGTGGCCTATACGTCGCCGACCGTGACAACCACCGGGTTCTGTACTATGCGCCGGGCGATACGACCGCCGACCGCGTCTACGGTCAGTTCGGCAGTTTCACGCTTAACGTCGTCAATGCCGATGGCACAATGCTGATCAGTGGCGTGGGCACGCCCGATGCGAACAACTTGGGCGTATATGCCCTGACGATTGCGCTCGACGCCAGCGACGGCCTGTATATCTCGGATTCAAGCAACCACCGCGTGCTTTATTACGCGCCGGACGGCGACACCACTGCCGATCGGGTTTACGGGCAGTTCGACAGCTTCAACAGCGCCGTCAAGAACAACGACGGGACGGGCCGTCCAGGCGCGCCTGGCGCCAGTTCGCTAAACTTCCCGCGCGGGATCGCCTTCGATGCCAGCGGCGGCATATTCGTTGCCGACCGCGACAATAACCGTATCCTTTATTTCAATCCGGACGGTGATACGGTGGCCGACCGTGTTTACGGACAGTACGGCAGCCTTACGTCGGCCGTCGCGAACAATAACGGCAGCGGGATGTCTGGCGCGCCTTCGGCTGAGAGCCTGGCCAGCCCGCGCGCCCTGGCGATCGATGAGACGGGCGGATTATGGGCGATCGATTCGCTCAACAGCCGGATGTTGTACTTTGCTGCAGACGGCGACACCGTGGCCGACAAAGTGTTGGGACAGTTCGGCAGCTTCACAACCGGCGTCGCCAACAATGATGGAAATGGCGCGTCCGGCACTCCGGGTGCAGGCAATCTGAACGGTGCGCAGGCATTCGCCCTTGCCGGCGGTCGTCTATACATCAGTGACACGGGAAATAACCGCATTTTAGTCGTGCCGGTGCCCTGATCGAAGTTACTCCACCCGCGTGACCGCCTGCGGTGCCAGCTCGACGCGCGTCGTCCAGTTCCCGGCCAGGTCCTGTGCCCAGATGTCGAACTCGTACAGGCTCCCGGCCACGCCGCTGTAGCTCGCGCTCGTCTCTGCCGTCTCCATCCACGGCTGCCACTCACCTTTGTCAACCCGCACCCAGACCAGATATGACTCGATCCCGCTGTCGTCCTGTCCGCGCCAGGAAACATTGAAGGTCGCCGGGCTGGTCAGCGGCAGCGGATTCACGAACGCCAGCGGCGCCTGCGTGTCGCGTGCGGGGTCAACTGTTGGCCGCGGCGCGATCACTACCGTGGCCAGGGTGGGCGTTGGAAGGATGGACGGTAGGGCTGCGACGCGCCCTGTCGCAAGCAGGTCGCGCCGCAGCGCCAGCGGCGTCAGCACCCCGCCAACCTGCTCGATCAGGATCACCGGCGGCCCGCCGATCGCCGAGTCGGCGCCGGGCTGCAATTCGGGATAACCGTCGGCCACTGCCGGCGGCAGCACGATACGGTACTGGCCGTTTTCATCGGGCGCGATCAGGTCGTCTCCGTCGAGCATAATCATCTGCGCGCCGTCGCCTGTGGCATTCAGCGCGACGGTCGTGGCATCAGTCGTCCGGTTCCAAAGTACGCTGATCCGCCGGCCATCGTCCGTAGTGAAGGCGCTGGTGAACACGCCGTTGGGCTTCTGTGTGCTCACCTGTTCGGCTGTCAGCGCGTCCATCTGTGCAGGCGAAAATGGCACGTTGAACACCTGCGCCAGCAGGCTGTAAGCGTTGGCCGCCGGTCGCGGTGTTCCGGGCTGCGGGTGCTGCGAAAAGCATACCGACGTGCTCATATTCCGGAACAACCCGTGCGCGTCTCCGCTGCACAGCTGTCCTTCCGTACATAGATTCCCGTTGTGCGGCGGAAAGTTCGTGCCGGGGGGCTGGTCGCCGCAGTCGTCGTACAGTTGGTGGAAGATCAGGACATCGGCGCCTTCCAGCCAGGCATATACCGCGCTCTGCACGATATACCACGCCTGCTGGAGCTGCGTGGCACGCCGCAGGCGCTTCGCCGGATCGGCCTCCCAGGTTGGGCCGGGATAATCGTCCCAAACCGGGACGCCGTTCTCCGTCACCCAGATCTCTTTGTCGATCCCGTAAGCGATCAGCGTCTGCTTGACGTTCAGCACCAGCCAGCCTGTTCGCCATGGGTCGGAGTAGGCGTGGATCGCCACGGCATCCATGTACCAGTTGTACGTTTCGCGCTGCGCATCGTTTTCAAACAGCGCCAACACCCGCGCCAGCCAGTTATCGGAGGTGCCGAACAGCAGCCCGGCAAACATGATCTTTGCCTCCGGGTCGGCCATCTTGCCTGACAGGTACGCCACCTTGAGCAGCCGCGCATAATCGCCGATAGAGGCGGACCAGAACATCGGCACGTCCGGCTCGTTCCAGATTTCCCATACGCGGATTCCTTCTCCTGGCGGAAGGGTGCCGGCCGCGCTGGCCGCGCCGTCCGGCTTGTAGCGATTGATCGCCTCATAGACAAACCGCGCCCACACGTTGTCGGGATTGATCTGTTTGTCCGGGCCGGGGATATCCGTGCCGTCGGCGAAAACCGGCGCGTTCAGGCCACTGATACGGTCGCCATCCTGATAGAAGAACGGGCGGCCGAGCAGGATGGCGTTGATTTGCAGGTCGTACAGCAGATCGTCCGCGATCTGCCGGTCGTATGCGCCCCAGTTGAACGTATTCGGCGCGCCTTCGATGCGGTCCCAGTAAATTGGGAAACGGTTCCACCCCGCGCCAAGCGAGAGCGCCGTCCTGTATCGCTCTGCCGAAGTCCCGCCTTCTGGCGCGCTGATGTGGGCCAGCCCCAGCCGCGGGTTACTTAGGAAGCCGTCGTTGAACGGGCCGGCACTCGCTGGGGTAGTCGGCACGGCAGGCTGTGCATACCCGCCGCTGGCCACCGCCATCAGCAGCACCAGGCTGATCAGGACGCGAAGCTGCCGGCAGCCATATCGCCGCTGCGTAGTATGCGAACCCGCTGCGGGTCTCAGTTCGGCCTGCGCCAGGGAGGGAGTAGGGTGTGTCGGTCTCATGTGTCCTTACATTGTCCGTATGACCGCGTCGACCATCCAGCACCCGGAGTATTCTCCCTCGGCTTGGCGCGACAAAATCCAGCGAAACACCCCGCGCGCCCGTCCCCCCCGATATACCCACGCCTGCTGCCACACCTGCTCGCCGCTGAACGTGGCACGAACGGCGCCGAGTTCGGCTTTTTCGAACCCGATCAGCGGGGCATACAAGGGCGACTTCACCACCTGTATGAAGTCGTCGATCGTTCCGAACGCTTCGCGGTTCTTGGGTGAAGCAAAGCGGTAGGCGATCCGTATTCCTCCATCCCCCGGCACCAGATCGTTATTCTGAAGCGCGTCCAGCTGCAGGCCGACAACATCCTGCGCCAGATACAGCGGGTCGGGATATGGGTCAAATACAGAGTTGGGTCGCGCGCGATCCATAAAGTGCCATGTCTGAGACGTGAGCGCAATTATATCAGGCGCAGTCCGATTCGGCGGCACGAGAACGCTGCAGGCCAAAACCTCAATCTGTGACAATTTGATGACATCTGCAATCTTCGTTACGCCAGAAACCCGAATTTCCACTATCATGGTCAGGAAGGCACTTTTATGCCTCACTTCACTCACCAGGAGCAGATCATGACTTCGCACCGCCGCAAATTGTCTGTCGCCGTCTTGTTGTCCCTTCTCTTGATCGCAGCACTGCCGTGGTCGGCTAGTGCCCAGTCCGACACCGAAGACCCCGCCGATCCTGACTTCTTGTTGTCGATCCTGGAAG is a genomic window containing:
- a CDS encoding NHL repeat-containing protein, yielding MPNRLKIFLVVTILLMILSVAAAQAERVLGQPDFTSNAVGHGPEGLSFPLGIAVDSAGGIYVADRNNHRTLYYAPDGDAVADRVYGQHGNFNSYIVNFDGLGGSGSPSADTLANPTYVALDSQGGLYVADRDNHRVLYYAPGDTTADRVYGQFGSFTLNVVNADGTMLISGVGTPDANNLGVYALTIALDASDGLYISDSSNHRVLYYAPDGDTTADRVYGQFDSFNSAVKNNDGTGRPGAPGASSLNFPRGIAFDASGGIFVADRDNNRILYFNPDGDTVADRVYGQYGSLTSAVANNNGSGMSGAPSAESLASPRALAIDETGGLWAIDSLNSRMLYFAADGDTVADKVLGQFGSFTTGVANNDGNGASGTPGAGNLNGAQAFALAGGRLYISDTGNNRILVVPVP
- a CDS encoding DUF4864 domain-containing protein, encoding MDRARPNSVFDPYPDPLYLAQDVVGLQLDALQNNDLVPGDGGIRIAYRFASPKNREAFGTIDDFIQVVKSPLYAPLIGFEKAELGAVRATFSGEQVWQQAWVYRGGRARGVFRWILSRQAEGEYSGCWMVDAVIRTM